The following proteins are encoded in a genomic region of Arcobacter suis CECT 7833:
- a CDS encoding glycosyltransferase family 2 protein, producing MKKLISICIPIYNHEKYIEQCLESIINQTYTNFEIIMIDDGSNDNSYFIAQNYLNAQKFSNYILKKRENKGLCYTLNELLSLSRGEYISITASDDYWMLNKLEEQIDFLSKNQDVALVHSNSIIVDDCGNQKGEIDYSNRKNSGYLFKAIIFSRGGINTVSTMIRREVYAKIGNYDSSLKFEDTDFWLRLTKKFKVGYINKFHTYYRRHDSNLSDDKNKLKFTNDEIVKIFNKNIEDSILKKSAILRIYRKSYLLALRTFNFKYLAKYLFKYFIYKYWNKL from the coding sequence TTGAAAAAATTAATTAGTATCTGTATTCCGATATACAATCACGAAAAGTATATAGAGCAGTGCTTGGAGTCAATTATAAATCAGACATATACTAATTTTGAAATTATTATGATTGATGATGGATCCAATGATAATTCTTATTTTATAGCTCAAAATTATTTAAATGCACAAAAATTTAGTAATTATATTTTAAAAAAAAGAGAGAATAAAGGACTTTGTTATACATTGAATGAATTATTGTCTTTATCAAGAGGGGAATATATATCTATAACAGCATCTGATGATTATTGGATGTTGAATAAACTAGAAGAACAAATTGATTTTTTAAGCAAAAATCAAGATGTAGCTTTGGTTCACTCTAACTCTATAATTGTAGATGATTGTGGCAATCAAAAAGGTGAAATAGATTATTCAAATAGAAAAAATAGTGGTTATTTATTTAAAGCTATCATTTTTTCTCGAGGAGGTATAAATACTGTTTCTACAATGATTAGGAGAGAAGTCTATGCTAAAATAGGTAATTATGATAGCTCTTTAAAATTTGAAGATACTGATTTTTGGCTTAGATTAACTAAGAAATTTAAAGTAGGTTATATAAATAAGTTTCATACTTACTATCGACGACATGATTCTAATTTAAGTGATGATAAAAATAAATTAAAATTTACAAATGATGAAATTGTAAAAATATTTAATAAAAATATAGAAGATTCTATATTAAAAAAAAGTGCTATTTTAAGAATATATAGAAAATCTTATCTTTTAGCTTTAAGAACTTTTAATTTTAAATATTTGGCTAAGTATTTATTCAAATATTTTATATATAAATATTGGAATAAACTTTGA
- a CDS encoding DegT/DnrJ/EryC1/StrS family aminotransferase: MIPFLDLKGLNAQYRAELIEACTKVIDSGWYVQGNEFNEFEKEFAEYCGTKYAIGVANGLDALILILRAYKELGIMKDGDEVIVPSNTYIASILAISQNNLVPVLVEPDINTFLINPDKIEEKITSITKAILPVHLYGQTCEMDKINEIAKKNNLKVIEDSAQSHGAYYKDKRSGNLGDASGFSFYPGKNLGALGDGGAVTTSDEELALAIKALGNYGSHKKYENLYKGVNSRLDEMQAAMLRVKLKYLDNEVEKRREIANYYLENIKNYNIILPTVRAEDNHVWHLFVIRTKNRDELQKYLAENGIQTLIHYPIPPHKQNAYKEWNNESYPISEQIHDEVFSLPISGVQSLEDTVKIVNLLNIFGDKN; the protein is encoded by the coding sequence TTGATTCCATTTTTAGATTTAAAAGGTTTAAATGCTCAATATAGAGCAGAACTTATAGAAGCTTGTACTAAAGTAATAGATAGTGGTTGGTATGTTCAAGGTAATGAATTTAATGAATTTGAAAAAGAATTCGCTGAATATTGTGGTACAAAATATGCTATTGGTGTTGCAAATGGTCTTGATGCACTAATCTTAATATTAAGAGCTTATAAAGAATTAGGAATAATGAAAGATGGTGATGAAGTAATTGTTCCTTCAAATACCTACATAGCTTCAATTCTTGCAATTTCACAAAATAATCTAGTTCCAGTTTTAGTTGAACCAGATATTAATACCTTTCTTATTAATCCAGATAAAATAGAAGAAAAAATCACTTCTATAACAAAAGCAATTTTACCAGTTCATCTTTATGGGCAAACTTGTGAGATGGATAAAATAAATGAAATTGCAAAAAAAAATAATCTAAAAGTAATAGAAGACTCAGCCCAATCACATGGTGCGTATTATAAAGATAAAAGAAGTGGAAATTTAGGTGATGCTAGTGGATTTAGTTTTTATCCAGGGAAAAATCTTGGAGCTTTAGGTGATGGTGGAGCAGTTACAACTAGTGATGAAGAACTAGCGCTTGCTATTAAAGCACTAGGGAACTATGGAAGTCATAAAAAATATGAAAATCTTTATAAAGGTGTAAATAGTAGACTTGATGAAATGCAAGCTGCAATGTTGAGAGTAAAACTAAAGTATTTGGATAATGAAGTAGAAAAAAGAAGAGAAATAGCAAACTATTATTTAGAAAATATTAAAAATTATAATATTATCTTGCCAACAGTAAGAGCTGAAGATAATCATGTGTGGCATCTGTTTGTAATAAGAACAAAAAATAGAGATGAACTACAAAAATATTTAGCTGAAAATGGAATTCAAACTTTGATACATTACCCAATACCACCACATAAACAAAATGCATATAAAGAGTGGAATAATGAAAGTTATCCAATAAGTGAACAAATACATGATGAAGTATTTAGTTTGCCTATTAGTGGAGTTCAGAGTTTGGAAGACACTGTAAAAATAGTTAATCTTCTAAATATTTTTGGAGATAAAAATTGA